In Synechococcus sp. CC9616, the following are encoded in one genomic region:
- the modA gene encoding molybdate ABC transporter substrate-binding protein: MPALALISAGCFKATDAGQVNLLVFAASSLTNSLSEIEENFEQEKGVELTINYAGSSTLARQILNGAEADVFISANQDWANAVEQRQAVLERRDWLGNQLVVITRRDVPNQLESLTDLLDPRIQRIAIADPDGVPAGMYAKEVLVAYGLWDALQHKFIFGSDVRHTLAHVENGGADVGFVYSTDELISSGTEASVEIDHDSMDQISYPMLLLNNSNKQLQANDFYEYLSSEAALDVFEKHGFLVRGEP, translated from the coding sequence ATGCCGGCGCTTGCCTTGATCAGTGCTGGTTGTTTCAAAGCAACCGATGCAGGGCAGGTGAATTTACTTGTATTTGCGGCTTCAAGTTTAACTAATTCTCTCTCGGAAATTGAAGAGAACTTTGAACAGGAAAAGGGTGTTGAACTGACGATTAATTACGCCGGATCGTCCACTCTTGCGCGACAGATCCTCAATGGCGCTGAGGCCGATGTGTTCATTTCCGCGAATCAGGACTGGGCCAATGCTGTGGAGCAACGTCAGGCCGTTCTGGAAAGACGGGACTGGCTGGGGAATCAGTTGGTCGTGATCACGCGTCGCGATGTGCCCAATCAGCTCGAGTCGTTAACCGATCTTCTGGATCCACGGATTCAAAGGATTGCGATTGCGGATCCGGACGGTGTTCCAGCTGGGATGTACGCCAAAGAAGTGCTGGTGGCGTATGGCTTATGGGACGCGCTCCAGCATAAATTTATTTTCGGCAGCGATGTTCGGCATACTCTGGCTCATGTTGAGAATGGCGGTGCTGATGTTGGGTTTGTTTATTCAACAGATGAATTGATTTCCTCTGGAACTGAAGCCAGTGTTGAAATTGATCATGACTCAATGGATCAGATCAGTTATCCAATGCTGCTTTTGAACAATTCCAATAAACAGTTGCAGGCGAATGATTTTTATGAATACCTGAGCTCAGAAGCTGCCCTTGATGTTTTTGAGAAACATGGCTTCCTGGTCAGGGGAGAGCCATGA
- the modB gene encoding molybdate ABC transporter permease subunit, translating into MNVSAIDVVAVRLSLQVALTAVLVSLPSAIALGYLLAKHRFRGKFFLQNLIDLPLVLPPVVTGYFLLVVLGPKGPVGSFLETTFHIRLAFNWFGAALASAVVSYPLMVRSIRSAFLSIDPRLELVSQTLGVTPWRTFLRISLPLSANGIIAGCLLAFARSIGEFGATIMIAGDIPGQTRTIPLAIYSLSNTIGGIESGWPLVLIAVLLSSLSLFLGELLERQSGRYEHS; encoded by the coding sequence ATGAATGTTTCGGCAATTGATGTTGTTGCAGTTCGCCTGAGTTTGCAGGTAGCGCTTACGGCAGTTCTCGTCAGCCTCCCCAGTGCCATCGCATTGGGCTATCTCCTGGCCAAACATCGCTTCAGAGGAAAGTTTTTTTTGCAGAATCTCATTGATCTTCCTCTCGTACTTCCCCCTGTTGTGACTGGATATTTTCTGTTGGTTGTTTTGGGGCCCAAGGGACCTGTTGGCTCATTTCTTGAAACGACGTTCCATATCAGACTTGCGTTCAACTGGTTTGGAGCTGCCCTGGCCTCAGCAGTGGTCAGTTATCCCTTGATGGTGCGTTCAATACGCAGTGCTTTTCTGTCCATCGATCCACGTCTTGAGCTGGTGTCTCAGACGCTTGGTGTTACACCCTGGAGAACGTTTCTGCGCATCTCGTTGCCGCTCTCTGCCAATGGCATCATTGCTGGTTGCCTTTTGGCCTTCGCGCGCAGTATTGGTGAGTTCGGCGCGACGATCATGATTGCCGGAGATATCCCAGGGCAGACCAGAACAATTCCTCTGGCGATTTACAGCTTGTCCAACACGATTGGAGGTATTGAGAGTGGTTGGCCACTTGTTCTGATTGCTGTTTTGCTGTCCTCGCTATCCTTGTTTTTAGGAGAATTGCTCGAGCGACAAAGCGGACGATATGAGCATTCTTGA
- the modC gene encoding molybdenum ABC transporter ATP-binding protein — protein MSILEVSFTHRYASGFVLNIDFAINSKITSIFGASGSGKTTILAMIAGLKIPEEGRIVLNNRVLLDRRSNVNIPMHQRRIGVIFQDHLLFPHLNVEKNLLYGFPGRAPSSAHPDFQRVCEVLEIGHLLTRYPKTLSGGECQRVAIGRTLLSSPEALLMDEPLASLDDRLRDSILNYLDRIIEEWNIPAIFISHNQSLVQRFSSHTIVVDQGRVLSTGLTSATIETYGPDIWKSPRGPMNWLKIDSFEERDGFAFAIVFGQKIQLPYERDSVSDNMYIQFSASEVVLSKEPLSNISSRNHLNGNVKRFVEQESHVLVGIDIGKIVWAKITREAKQELNLELGGSIVLLIKTQALEAFG, from the coding sequence ATGAGCATTCTTGAGGTCAGCTTTACCCATCGCTACGCTTCAGGTTTTGTTCTTAATATTGATTTTGCAATCAACAGCAAAATCACATCAATTTTTGGAGCTTCAGGAAGCGGAAAGACAACAATTTTAGCGATGATTGCAGGCCTGAAAATTCCTGAGGAGGGCAGGATTGTGTTGAACAATCGTGTTCTCCTTGATCGTCGTTCCAATGTCAATATACCGATGCATCAAAGAAGAATTGGCGTGATCTTTCAGGATCATTTGCTGTTCCCGCACCTCAATGTTGAAAAAAATTTGTTGTATGGTTTTCCTGGTCGTGCCCCTTCCTCAGCGCACCCGGATTTTCAGCGTGTCTGTGAAGTGTTGGAAATCGGCCACCTGTTGACGCGCTATCCCAAGACGTTGTCCGGCGGCGAATGCCAGCGAGTGGCCATTGGTCGAACGCTTCTCAGCAGCCCCGAGGCGTTGCTGATGGATGAACCACTGGCGAGTCTTGATGATCGCCTGAGGGATTCGATTCTGAATTATCTGGACAGAATCATTGAAGAGTGGAATATACCGGCGATTTTTATCAGCCATAACCAGTCACTGGTGCAGCGTTTTTCCAGCCACACAATTGTTGTGGATCAAGGCCGGGTTCTGTCTACTGGTTTGACCTCCGCGACGATTGAGACCTATGGCCCTGATATCTGGAAGTCACCAAGGGGGCCGATGAATTGGCTCAAAATCGATTCATTTGAAGAACGCGATGGTTTTGCATTTGCGATCGTTTTTGGTCAGAAAATCCAACTTCCGTATGAGCGAGACAGTGTCAGTGACAACATGTATATCCAGTTTTCTGCCAGCGAGGTTGTGTTGAGTAAAGAGCCGTTGTCGAACATCAGCAGCAGAAATCACCTGAATGGCAACGTCAAGCGATTTGTCGAACAAGAGTCGCATGTCCTTGTCGGTATCGACATTGGCAAGATCGTCTGGGCAAAAATAACGCGTGAGGCAAAGCAAGAGCTGAATCTTGAGCTTGGTGGTTCCATCGTTCTATTGATCAAAACCCAGGCTCTGGAGGCTTTTGGTTAA
- the psbA gene encoding photosystem II q(b) protein, producing MTTTIQQRSGANGWQSFCEWVTSTNNRLYVGWFGVLMIPTLLAATICFVIAFVAAPPVDIDGIREPVAGSLLYGNNIISGAVVPSSNAIGLHFYPIWEAASLDEWLYNGGPFQLVVFHFLIGIYAYMGREWELSYRLGMRPWICIAYSAPVAAASAVFLVYPFGQGSFSDAMPLGISGTFNYMLVFQAEHNILMHPFHMLGVAGVFGGSLFSAMHGSLVTSSLVRETTETESQNYGYKFGQEEETYNIVAAHGYFGRLIFQYASFNNSRSLHFFLAAWPVVGIWFTALGVSTMAFNLNGFNFNQSILDGQGRVLNTWADVLNRAGLGMEVMHERNAHNFPLDLAAAESTPVALQAPAIG from the coding sequence ATGACTACCACCATCCAGCAGCGCTCCGGCGCTAACGGCTGGCAGTCCTTCTGCGAGTGGGTTACCTCCACCAACAACCGTCTGTATGTCGGTTGGTTCGGTGTGCTGATGATCCCAACTCTGTTGGCTGCCACCATCTGTTTCGTCATCGCCTTCGTCGCCGCTCCTCCGGTCGACATCGATGGCATCCGTGAGCCCGTCGCTGGCTCCCTGCTCTACGGAAACAACATCATCTCCGGTGCTGTTGTCCCTTCCTCCAACGCCATTGGCCTGCACTTCTATCCCATCTGGGAAGCAGCTTCACTCGATGAGTGGCTGTACAACGGCGGTCCTTTCCAGCTCGTCGTCTTCCACTTCCTGATCGGCATCTACGCCTACATGGGTCGTGAGTGGGAACTCTCCTACCGCCTGGGCATGCGCCCTTGGATCTGTATTGCCTACAGCGCACCTGTCGCTGCAGCCTCTGCTGTCTTCCTGGTCTACCCCTTCGGTCAGGGTTCGTTCTCTGACGCCATGCCCCTGGGCATCTCTGGCACCTTCAACTACATGTTGGTGTTCCAGGCCGAGCACAACATCCTGATGCACCCCTTCCACATGCTGGGCGTCGCAGGTGTTTTCGGTGGATCACTGTTCTCCGCCATGCACGGCTCCCTGGTGACCTCCTCCTTGGTGCGTGAAACCACCGAGACCGAGTCCCAGAACTACGGCTACAAGTTCGGCCAAGAGGAAGAGACCTACAACATCGTGGCTGCCCACGGTTACTTCGGTCGCCTGATCTTCCAATACGCATCCTTCAACAACAGCCGCAGCCTTCACTTCTTCCTGGCTGCCTGGCCCGTTGTCGGCATCTGGTTCACCGCCCTGGGCGTGTCAACCATGGCCTTCAACCTGAACGGTTTCAACTTCAACCAGTCCATCCTTGATGGTCAGGGCCGCGTCCTGAACACCTGGGCGGATGTGCTGAACCGTGCCGGCCTCGGCATGGAAGTGATGCACGAGCGCAACGCTCACAACTTCCCCCTCGACCTGGCTGCTGCTGAGTCCACTCCTGTGGCTCTGCAGGCACCTGCCATCGGTTGA
- a CDS encoding photosystem II high light acclimation radical SAM protein: MSPDQERVLFVRLPCNPIFPIGPIYLADHLHKCFPGMPQRILDLAALPVLDVQRVLIDTIDQFQPTLLVFSWRDIQIYAPVDGRGGNPLQNSFEVFYSANPLKRLHGALGGLRLMTSHYGELHRNQRLVRQGLKRARRFHEQARAVLGGGAVSVFYEQLGRSLPKGTIVSVGEGEPLLEKLLQGQTLENERCFVVGEPPRPGLIHEQPQSRPKTACDYDYIASIWPQLDWYLEGGDFYVGVQTKRGCPHNCCYCVYTVVEGKQVRLNPVDEVVKEMRQLYNRGVRGFWFTDAQFIPARRYIEDAKELLRAIKAEGLSGIRWAAYIRADNLDAELAQLMVETGMSYFEIGITSGSQELVRKMRMGYNLRTVLESCRMLAEAGFRDHVSVNYSFNVIDERPETIRQTVAYHRELEKIFGADLVEPAIFFIGLQPHTHLEQYGFDKGLIKPGYNPMSMMPWTARKLLWNPEPMGSTFGRVCLEAFDRNPGDFGRTVMELLERDYGVAPLQEALRAPVSGRAALATAVR; this comes from the coding sequence TTGTCACCAGATCAGGAGCGGGTGCTGTTCGTGCGGTTGCCCTGCAACCCCATCTTCCCGATCGGTCCCATCTACCTGGCGGACCATCTTCACAAGTGCTTTCCGGGAATGCCGCAGCGCATTCTCGACCTGGCCGCCCTGCCGGTTCTTGATGTTCAGCGGGTGTTGATCGACACGATCGATCAGTTCCAGCCAACGCTCTTGGTGTTCTCCTGGCGTGATATCCAGATCTATGCGCCAGTGGACGGGCGCGGCGGCAATCCGCTTCAGAACTCCTTCGAGGTGTTCTATTCAGCCAACCCGTTGAAGCGTCTTCACGGAGCCCTCGGCGGTCTGCGTCTGATGACCAGCCACTACGGCGAACTGCATCGCAATCAACGACTCGTTCGCCAAGGCTTGAAGAGAGCGCGTCGTTTTCATGAACAGGCCCGGGCGGTGCTGGGTGGTGGTGCTGTCAGCGTTTTTTACGAGCAACTCGGCCGTTCCCTGCCGAAGGGAACCATCGTCTCCGTCGGTGAAGGAGAGCCGCTTCTGGAGAAACTGCTGCAGGGTCAGACTCTCGAGAACGAGCGTTGTTTCGTCGTCGGTGAACCGCCAAGGCCCGGCCTGATTCACGAGCAACCCCAGAGTCGCCCGAAAACCGCCTGCGATTACGACTACATCGCCTCAATCTGGCCGCAGTTGGACTGGTATCTCGAGGGGGGGGACTTTTACGTCGGGGTGCAGACCAAGCGCGGTTGTCCACACAACTGCTGTTACTGCGTTTACACCGTTGTGGAGGGCAAACAGGTTCGCCTCAACCCTGTGGATGAGGTGGTCAAGGAGATGCGTCAGCTCTACAACCGCGGCGTGCGCGGTTTCTGGTTCACCGACGCTCAGTTCATCCCGGCACGCCGTTACATCGAAGATGCCAAGGAGCTCCTTCGGGCGATCAAGGCGGAGGGGCTCAGCGGAATTCGCTGGGCGGCCTACATCCGAGCCGACAATCTCGATGCCGAACTCGCTCAGCTGATGGTGGAGACCGGTATGAGTTATTTCGAGATCGGCATCACGTCCGGATCTCAGGAGCTGGTCCGCAAGATGCGCATGGGCTACAACCTCCGCACGGTTCTTGAAAGCTGTCGCATGCTCGCTGAGGCGGGTTTCCGAGATCACGTTTCCGTGAACTACTCGTTCAACGTGATCGATGAACGCCCGGAGACCATTCGTCAGACCGTGGCATACCACCGCGAACTGGAGAAGATTTTCGGAGCCGATCTGGTGGAGCCAGCCATCTTCTTCATCGGATTGCAACCCCATACCCACCTTGAGCAGTACGGATTTGACAAGGGCTTAATCAAGCCCGGCTACAACCCGATGAGCATGATGCCCTGGACCGCTCGCAAGCTGCTCTGGAATCCAGAGCCGATGGGGAGCACATTTGGTCGGGTGTGTCTCGAAGCCTTCGATCGCAACCCCGGCGATTTCGGCAGGACCGTGATGGAACTTTTGGAGCGCGACTACGGCGTTGCTCCACTTCAAGAAGCCCTGCGGGCTCCTGTGTCGGGTCGGGCTGCTTTAGCGACTGCTGTTCGTTGA
- a CDS encoding CPBP family intramembrane glutamic endopeptidase, which translates to MKPRWRGAFLYPAALVALFLGLQGLLALAGVPLTQQPTIAAFPSLAALLLSLPWRLKRAWGESSPWTRLGVRCRLAVLLTSLLRGLLLAGALLVFIVVALLMAGSQGQCDLTPGLLLNAVALGLGVGFSEELLFRGWLLGELTLLIGYGRALWLQALLFSLVHTRFDLPPSELFPLLGGLFLFALVLAELRQRDGGVLWGAIGLHGGAVGGWFLLSQGLLTLDGTGPAWLLSTANPIGGLIGWVGLGLLLAGLKTQLPNQRTAVAKAARPDTGARRAS; encoded by the coding sequence ATGAAGCCTCGCTGGCGTGGCGCATTTCTCTATCCAGCCGCTCTCGTGGCGTTGTTTCTGGGACTGCAAGGGCTACTCGCCCTGGCCGGTGTTCCGCTGACGCAACAGCCAACCATCGCTGCCTTCCCAAGCCTGGCAGCGCTGTTGCTGTCCTTGCCCTGGCGCCTGAAGCGGGCATGGGGAGAGTCCAGCCCCTGGACACGTCTGGGGGTGCGTTGCCGTCTGGCGGTGCTGCTCACGAGCCTGCTCCGGGGCTTGCTTCTGGCAGGAGCACTGCTGGTGTTCATCGTGGTGGCATTGCTGATGGCAGGAAGCCAGGGTCAATGCGATCTCACGCCAGGCCTGCTCCTCAATGCTGTAGCGCTAGGCCTGGGAGTTGGCTTCAGCGAGGAACTTCTCTTCCGCGGCTGGTTGCTCGGTGAGCTCACCCTGCTGATTGGCTACGGACGCGCCCTCTGGTTGCAAGCACTCCTGTTCAGCCTGGTGCACACGCGGTTCGACTTACCACCGTCTGAACTGTTTCCGCTGCTGGGCGGACTGTTCTTATTCGCCTTGGTTCTCGCTGAACTACGACAGCGCGACGGCGGCGTCCTCTGGGGAGCCATCGGGCTGCATGGCGGCGCAGTCGGCGGGTGGTTCCTGCTGAGCCAGGGACTTCTCACGCTGGATGGAACAGGGCCGGCCTGGTTGCTGAGCACAGCCAACCCAATCGGTGGATTGATCGGCTGGGTTGGCCTTGGGCTCTTACTGGCTGGCTTAAAAACTCAGCTGCCCAATCAACGAACAGCAGTCGCTAAAGCAGCCCGACCCGACACAGGAGCCCGCAGGGCTTCTTGA
- the clpS gene encoding ATP-dependent Clp protease adapter ClpS — MVMTVETPVRNPGGAAVLEKAPERVRKRSPRYKVLLHNDPVNSMEYVVTTLRQVVPQLSEQDCMAVMLEAHNTGVGLVIVCDLEPAEFYCETLKSKGLTSTIEPEE, encoded by the coding sequence ATGGTCATGACGGTGGAAACCCCCGTCCGCAATCCAGGTGGCGCTGCGGTGCTGGAAAAAGCGCCCGAACGGGTGCGCAAACGGTCACCTCGATACAAAGTGCTGCTTCACAACGACCCCGTGAACTCCATGGAGTACGTGGTCACCACCCTGCGTCAGGTGGTCCCTCAGCTGAGTGAACAGGACTGCATGGCAGTGATGCTCGAAGCCCACAACACCGGCGTTGGACTCGTCATCGTGTGCGATCTGGAGCCGGCAGAGTTTTACTGCGAAACACTCAAATCCAAAGGACTCACCAGCACGATTGAACCCGAGGAATGA